From the Salmo trutta chromosome 30, fSalTru1.1, whole genome shotgun sequence genome, one window contains:
- the LOC115168019 gene encoding spermatogenesis-associated serine-rich protein 2 translates to MAKKNSQKDTSGMVFDTNLKMVMSQGGTFERMKEKISAVRAVVPNKSNNEIVLVLQHFENCVDKAVQAFLEGSAVEILKEWNVTGKKKPKKKKKPKPQPEPLAEEPAPAETMQPSETESKEAVNGFHANGSVLDGDSLDSLSEQLDTASLDAAELDSEPATSDITGAEADSLCSGPSPTPHHAQGGRNHQPPRGNKFRSRTSSQPSTSSVLTTDENQQGSSGAKKIAPNIDRSVKDLQRCTVSLTRYRVVVKDEMDSSIKTMKQTFAELQSCLMDREVTLLTEMDKVKAEAMAILDGRQKRAEELRRLTDQSASMSEDQLSELRADIKHFVSERKFDEDLGKAVKFTFELEPLKTSITGFGSVYHPQTGYSSRSRCSSTSSSITGPGSLEAPPPSSYEGRPTQPNKTTFLGNRRYTAGPGYHPGGQRYNGSSYRDRNPNRGGYRSQGYQGQGDGPSHPTPTQSSNSTRAPSNSAPSSSYRQDHPSHNGLPQRPPRTHCP, encoded by the exons atACCTCTGGTATGGTGTTCGACACAAACTTGAAAATGGTTATGTCCCAGGGAGGGACTTTTGAGAGGATGAAGGAGAAG ATTAGTGCTGTCAGGGCCGTTGTTCCCAACAAAAGCAACAATGAGATAGTTCTGGTCTTGCAGCACTTTGAGAACTGCGTCGATAAGGCCGTCCAGGCTTTCCTAGAAG GTAGTGCTGTGGAAATCTTGAAGGAGTGGAATGTAACTGGTAAAAAGAAG cccaagaagaaaaagaagcccaAGCCCCAGCCAGAGCCTCTGGCAGAGGAGCCTGCTCCAGCCGAGACCATGCAGCCCTCTGAGACTGAGAGTAAGGAAGCTGTGAATGGGTTCCATGCCAATGGCTCCGTGTTGGACGGAGACTCACTAGACTCTCTGAGTGAGCAGTTGGATACGGCTTCCTTGGACGCAGCTGAGTTGGATTCTGAACCTGCCACGTCGGACATTACAG GTGCGGAAGCAGACTCTCTTTGTAGTGGCCCAAGCCCCACCCCTCACCATGCTCAAGGAGGAAGGAATCACCAGCCTCCCCGTGGCAACAAGTTCCGTTCTAGAACCAGCTCCCAGCCATCCACTTCCTCTGTGCTCACCACTGACGAGAACCAACAGGGATCGTCTGGAGCCAAGAAGATTG CGCCCAACATTGACCGCTCTGTGAAGGACCTGCAGAGATGCACAGTGTCGCTCACTCGCTACAGAGTGGTGGTCAAGGATGAGATGGACTCCTCTATCAAGACCATGAAGCAGACATTTGCTGAGCTCCAGAGCTG ccTGATGGACAGAGAGGTTACTCTGTTGACTGAGATGGACAAAGTCAAAGCAGAGGCCA TGGCCATTTTGGATGGCCGTCAAAAGAGAGCAGAGGAGCTCCGCAGGCTGACTGACCAATCggcatccatgtctgaggaccaACTGAGTGAGCTGCGTGCTGACATAAAG CACTTTGTGAGTGAGCGTAAATTTGATGAAGACCTGGGAAAAGCTGTGAAGTTCACTTTCGAGCTAGAACCACTGAAGACAAGCATCACAGGATTTGGATCAG TGTACCACCCTCAGACGGGTTACTCCAGCCGCTCCCGCTGTagctccacctcctcctccatcacaGGCCCAGGGTCCCTAGAAGCCCCACCTCCCTCCAGCTACGAAGGACGCCCTACGCAGCCAAACAAAACG ACTTTCCTAGGCAACAGGCGTTACACGGCGGGTCCGGGGTACCACCCCGGTGGGCAGCGGTATAATGGCAGCTCCTATCGTGACAGGAACCCCAATCGTGGAGGCTACCGTTCCCAGGGCTACCAGGGCCAAGGCGATGGCCCCAGCCATCCTACTCCCACACAATCCTCCAACTCCACAAGAGCCCCTTCCAACTCCGCTCCATCCTCTTCTTACCGTCAAGACCACCCTTCTCATAACGGTCTGCCCCAAAGGCCTCCGCGGACACACTGCCCCTGA